One window of the Solanum stenotomum isolate F172 chromosome 11, ASM1918654v1, whole genome shotgun sequence genome contains the following:
- the LOC125843649 gene encoding probable serine/threonine-protein kinase PBL3 isoform X2: MGICFGKPVKLAHASSSLMSGPSSERKESSHSCSQTLQGSSGNALKSCKGDLSATCNLKSFTFNDLKNATRNFRTDSLLGEGGFGYVFKGWLDENTLAPCKSGTGMVVAVKKLKSESCQGHREWLAEVNYLGQLHHKNLVTLIGYCIESDNRLLVYEFMTKGSLENHLFRKGVQLMTWGKRMRIAVDVARGLSFLHSLDANVIYRDLKASNILLDSEFNAKLSDFGLARDGPDGDRTHVSTRVIGTRGYAAPEYVATGHLTPKNDVYSFGVVLLELLSGKRATGEENPGGAEETLVEWARPFLSDSRRVLRIMDTRLGGQYSKKGAQAAAALALRCLHVDPKLRPTMDEVLATLELLPTPKDSSRTSPPQANYNAPNDKICHPQKRYVTHSR, translated from the exons atGGGGATTTGCTTTGGTAAACCTGTTAAGCTTGCTCATGCCTCTTCTAGTTTGATGTCTG GCCCTAGCAGTGAGAGAAAGGAGTCGAGCCATTCTTGTAGCCAGACACTTCAGGGAAGTTCAGGAAATGCTCTCAAGTCTTGTAAAGGTGATCTATCAGCCACTTGCAATCTCAAGTCCTTTACCTTCAATGACCTCAAAAATGCGACTAGGAATTTTCGAACTGATAGTCTTCTCGGTGAGGGAGGATTTGGATATGTCTTCAAAGGATGGCTAGATGAAAATACACTTGCTCCCTGCAAATCAGGAACTGGGATGGTAGTGGCTGTCAAGAAACTTAAGTCAGAAAGCTGCCAGGGCCACAGAGAATGGCTT GCAGAGGTTAACTACTTAGGGCAGCTTCACCACAAAAATCTTGTGACGTTGATTGGATATTGTATAGAATCTGATAACCGGCTTCTAGTATACGAGTTTATGACCAAAGGAAGCTTGGAAAATCATCTATTCAGAA AAGGAGTTCAGCTTATGACTTGGGGTAAACGGATGCGTATTGCAGTTGATGTTGCACGAGGGTTATCCTTTTTACATAGTCTGGATGCTAATGTGATCTACCGGGACCTCAAAGCTTCCAACATTCTACTTGATTCG GAGTTTAATGCAAAACTATCAGACTTTGGCCTTGCACGAGATGGTCCTGATGGAGATAGAACTCATGTTTCAACCAGGGTAATAGGAACTCGGGGTTATGCTGCACCAGAATATGTCGCAACAG GTCATTTGACTCCGAAGAACGATGTTTATAGTTTCGGTGTTGTTCTATTGGAGTTACTATCGGGAAAACGAGCTACAGGTGAGGAGAATCCAGGGGGCGCGGAGGAAACGTTGGTAGAATGGGCAAGACCTTTCCTAAGCGACAGCAGACGAGTACTGAGAATCATGGATACAAGGTTGGGAGGGCAGTACTCCAAGAAAGGTGCACAAGCTGCAGCGGCCCTCGCCTTACGATGCCTCCATGTAGATCCAAAACTTAGACCAACAATGGATGAGGTGTTAGCCACATTAGAGCTTTTGCCAACACCAAAGGACAGTTCTAGGACTTCACCACCACAAGCAAATTATAATGCACCAAATGACAAGATATGTCATCCTCAAAAGAGATATGTGACACATTCAAGATAA
- the LOC125843649 gene encoding probable serine/threonine-protein kinase PBL3 isoform X1 gives MGICFGKPVKLAHASSSLMSDSRTGPSSERKESSHSCSQTLQGSSGNALKSCKGDLSATCNLKSFTFNDLKNATRNFRTDSLLGEGGFGYVFKGWLDENTLAPCKSGTGMVVAVKKLKSESCQGHREWLAEVNYLGQLHHKNLVTLIGYCIESDNRLLVYEFMTKGSLENHLFRKGVQLMTWGKRMRIAVDVARGLSFLHSLDANVIYRDLKASNILLDSEFNAKLSDFGLARDGPDGDRTHVSTRVIGTRGYAAPEYVATGHLTPKNDVYSFGVVLLELLSGKRATGEENPGGAEETLVEWARPFLSDSRRVLRIMDTRLGGQYSKKGAQAAAALALRCLHVDPKLRPTMDEVLATLELLPTPKDSSRTSPPQANYNAPNDKICHPQKRYVTHSR, from the exons atGGGGATTTGCTTTGGTAAACCTGTTAAGCTTGCTCATGCCTCTTCTAGTTTGATGTCTG ATTCTAGAACAGGCCCTAGCAGTGAGAGAAAGGAGTCGAGCCATTCTTGTAGCCAGACACTTCAGGGAAGTTCAGGAAATGCTCTCAAGTCTTGTAAAGGTGATCTATCAGCCACTTGCAATCTCAAGTCCTTTACCTTCAATGACCTCAAAAATGCGACTAGGAATTTTCGAACTGATAGTCTTCTCGGTGAGGGAGGATTTGGATATGTCTTCAAAGGATGGCTAGATGAAAATACACTTGCTCCCTGCAAATCAGGAACTGGGATGGTAGTGGCTGTCAAGAAACTTAAGTCAGAAAGCTGCCAGGGCCACAGAGAATGGCTT GCAGAGGTTAACTACTTAGGGCAGCTTCACCACAAAAATCTTGTGACGTTGATTGGATATTGTATAGAATCTGATAACCGGCTTCTAGTATACGAGTTTATGACCAAAGGAAGCTTGGAAAATCATCTATTCAGAA AAGGAGTTCAGCTTATGACTTGGGGTAAACGGATGCGTATTGCAGTTGATGTTGCACGAGGGTTATCCTTTTTACATAGTCTGGATGCTAATGTGATCTACCGGGACCTCAAAGCTTCCAACATTCTACTTGATTCG GAGTTTAATGCAAAACTATCAGACTTTGGCCTTGCACGAGATGGTCCTGATGGAGATAGAACTCATGTTTCAACCAGGGTAATAGGAACTCGGGGTTATGCTGCACCAGAATATGTCGCAACAG GTCATTTGACTCCGAAGAACGATGTTTATAGTTTCGGTGTTGTTCTATTGGAGTTACTATCGGGAAAACGAGCTACAGGTGAGGAGAATCCAGGGGGCGCGGAGGAAACGTTGGTAGAATGGGCAAGACCTTTCCTAAGCGACAGCAGACGAGTACTGAGAATCATGGATACAAGGTTGGGAGGGCAGTACTCCAAGAAAGGTGCACAAGCTGCAGCGGCCCTCGCCTTACGATGCCTCCATGTAGATCCAAAACTTAGACCAACAATGGATGAGGTGTTAGCCACATTAGAGCTTTTGCCAACACCAAAGGACAGTTCTAGGACTTCACCACCACAAGCAAATTATAATGCACCAAATGACAAGATATGTCATCCTCAAAAGAGATATGTGACACATTCAAGATAA